The Candidatus Binataceae bacterium genome includes a region encoding these proteins:
- a CDS encoding ATP-binding protein, with translation TEEVRLRRKDGSWGEFEVVHQAIKRPDGREVIISTQRDISERKRAERERQLLASIVESAEEAITSRDLELRVTSWNPGAERLFGIKASQAMGTKPGFLDFIDRNEPYEQAVRRVLKERVPLSLESQFVHPDGRVVDITVTVAPLLGTHGEAVGVMSISRDITERRLAERARELARSNAELDQFAAVVSHDLKAPLRTLGAFAQLLQRRLAAYDDGEVQQYLKYIDQGARQMSELIDALLDYARIKSGAEALAEVNCQALVGDIVHGLASAIEASHAQVRFEDLPTVMGDRALLLQLFQNLIANALKFRGQQPPLVVVEACRKDRYWQFAVRDNGIGIRPRDADRIFNMFERLHSRQEYQGTGIGLAICKKVVDRLGGRIWVESELGHGATFYFTLPLA, from the coding sequence TACCGAGGAGGTACGGCTGCGGCGCAAAGACGGCAGTTGGGGCGAATTCGAGGTCGTCCATCAGGCCATAAAACGGCCCGACGGGCGAGAAGTAATCATCTCCACTCAGCGCGACATCAGCGAACGCAAGCGGGCCGAACGCGAGCGACAGTTGTTGGCCTCGATCGTGGAATCCGCCGAGGAAGCGATCACCAGCCGCGACCTCGAATTGCGGGTCACCAGCTGGAATCCAGGTGCCGAACGGCTGTTCGGAATCAAGGCCAGCCAGGCCATGGGAACCAAACCCGGTTTCTTGGATTTTATCGATCGCAACGAACCCTACGAGCAAGCGGTACGGCGCGTGCTCAAGGAGCGGGTGCCCCTGTCACTCGAAAGCCAGTTCGTCCACCCCGACGGCCGCGTGGTCGACATTACGGTCACCGTAGCTCCCCTGCTCGGCACCCACGGCGAGGCGGTAGGCGTAATGTCTATATCGCGCGACATAACGGAACGCCGCTTGGCCGAGCGGGCGCGTGAGTTGGCTCGCTCCAATGCCGAGCTCGATCAGTTCGCGGCGGTAGTTTCGCACGACCTGAAGGCGCCGCTGCGCACCCTGGGTGCGTTCGCCCAATTGCTCCAGCGCCGACTGGCTGCTTACGACGATGGCGAAGTCCAGCAGTACCTGAAATATATCGATCAGGGAGCGCGCCAGATGAGCGAACTTATCGACGCGCTGCTCGATTACGCCCGCATCAAGTCCGGCGCCGAGGCGCTGGCTGAGGTGAATTGCCAAGCCTTGGTCGGCGATATCGTCCATGGCCTGGCTTCTGCGATCGAAGCCTCCCACGCGCAGGTACGCTTTGAAGATTTGCCCACCGTGATGGGCGATCGCGCCCTGCTTTTGCAGCTCTTTCAGAACCTCATCGCCAATGCGCTCAAGTTTCGCGGTCAGCAACCTCCGCTGGTGGTGGTGGAAGCCTGCCGCAAGGATCGCTACTGGCAGTTCGCCGTGCGCGACAACGGGATTGGGATTCGGCCGCGCGACGCCGATCGGATCTTCAACATGTTCGAGCGGCTCCATTCGCGCCAGGAATACCAGGGTACCGGGATCGGACTGGCGATCTGCAAGAAAGTGGTGGACCGGTTGGGTGGGCGCATCTGGGTGGAATCCGAACTAGGCCACGGCGCGACCTTCTATTTCACCTTGCCCCTGGCCTGA
- a CDS encoding CaiB/BaiF CoA-transferase family protein, giving the protein MSCELLAGFRLLDLSDDRGALCGRIFADLGADVIKIEPPMGCVTRRIPPFLDDLPGPQRSLYFLAYEAGKRSVTLNLDSADGRRLLGELARHADFVVESFAPGYLATRSVDYEQLAATNPRLIQVTITPFGDRGPGTQFAATDLTVWAAGGMMYMMGEAGRPPLQMSLPQAGLHAGAEAAVAALIAHYARQRSGIGQRVVINMQACVVGTLMNEQAMPIMHGNWIRRSGAWSAALGLQQRLIYRCADGHVAVLIIGAAGAPSTRALIQWMDEQGQAAPWMNSMAWETWAPGMLMAASAEELAQVRELDQAVQAFLLPMTRAEIYRQGLRRRILLAPVNSVADIARDPQLAARQFFVPMAAPPGLPTLTVPGPFARLSQTPLTPTQPPPALGEHNQAVYGELLGLSRDDLSRLHAAGAI; this is encoded by the coding sequence ATGAGTTGTGAGCTGCTAGCGGGCTTTCGCCTGCTGGATCTGAGCGATGACCGAGGCGCGCTGTGCGGCCGAATTTTTGCCGACTTGGGCGCCGACGTAATCAAAATCGAGCCGCCGATGGGCTGCGTCACCCGCCGCATCCCGCCCTTCTTGGACGACCTTCCCGGCCCCCAGCGCAGCCTCTATTTTCTCGCGTACGAGGCGGGCAAGCGCTCGGTCACCTTGAATCTGGACAGCGCCGACGGGCGCCGGCTGCTGGGCGAACTGGCCCGTCACGCCGATTTCGTGGTGGAATCCTTTGCGCCCGGTTATTTGGCCACACGCTCGGTGGATTACGAACAACTGGCCGCTACTAACCCCCGGCTGATCCAGGTCACGATCACTCCCTTTGGCGACCGTGGCCCGGGTACTCAATTTGCCGCCACCGATCTGACCGTATGGGCCGCCGGCGGAATGATGTACATGATGGGCGAAGCCGGTCGCCCGCCCTTGCAAATGAGTCTGCCGCAAGCGGGTCTGCACGCCGGCGCCGAAGCCGCCGTAGCAGCGCTAATCGCTCATTATGCTCGCCAGCGCAGCGGAATAGGTCAGCGCGTGGTAATAAACATGCAAGCTTGCGTGGTGGGTACCCTGATGAACGAGCAAGCGATGCCGATCATGCACGGCAACTGGATTCGTCGCAGCGGCGCCTGGTCTGCCGCGCTCGGTTTGCAACAGCGCCTCATCTACCGCTGCGCCGACGGCCACGTGGCGGTGCTGATCATCGGAGCTGCCGGGGCCCCTTCCACCCGCGCGCTGATTCAGTGGATGGACGAGCAGGGCCAGGCTGCACCCTGGATGAACTCCATGGCGTGGGAAACTTGGGCACCGGGCATGCTGATGGCGGCCAGCGCCGAGGAACTGGCGCAGGTGCGCGAGCTTGACCAAGCGGTGCAAGCTTTTCTGCTGCCGATGACGCGAGCGGAAATCTATCGCCAGGGGCTTCGCCGGCGCATCCTGCTGGCGCCGGTCAATTCGGTAGCCGACATCGCGCGCGACCCACAATTGGCGGCGCGCCAGTTCTTTGTTCCGATGGCCGCGCCCCCCGGGTTGCCCACGCTAACCGTGCCCGGGCCCTTCGCCCGGCTCTCCCAAACGCCGCTGACACCAACCCAGCCGCCGCCCGCGCTGGGTGAGCATAATCAGGCGGTGTACGGGGAGCTACTCGGTTTGAGTCGCGATGACCTGAGCCGCCTGCACGCGGCAGGCGCGATCTGA
- a CDS encoding CoA transferase produces MATDPCSAFAGLHVLDFTWVAVGPLITKYLADNGAEVIKIESATHPDVLRMAPPWADGKFGLNRSQFFAGYNTSKKSLTLDLNHPQARALARRMVEWADVVVENFTPKAMRKWELDYDHLCSLKPDLIMLSSCLQGQTGPHAMMPGFGQLMAALSGFVYISGYPDGEPAPPYGAYTDYVAPRLGATALIAALDYRQRTGRGQYIDLSQYEASLHFLAPALIDHFATGRVLQPQGNHSDRYAPHGAYRARDEGGEERWIAIAVSDDQQWQALLATLGNPPGSEPFATMLERIRGGAALDSFIAAAVREQEVWDLTARLQAVGVAAYPVQNCLDLHHDDNLLAFDFWHWLEHREVGAAPYDGLAYRLERTPGQLRWAAPTLGQDTDQVLREVLGLEDGEIARLRAAGALV; encoded by the coding sequence GTGGCTACCGATCCATGCTCAGCTTTTGCCGGCCTGCATGTGCTCGATTTCACCTGGGTCGCGGTCGGCCCGCTTATCACCAAATATTTGGCCGACAACGGCGCCGAAGTGATCAAAATTGAAAGCGCCACCCATCCCGACGTGCTTCGAATGGCGCCACCATGGGCCGACGGCAAATTCGGTCTGAATCGCAGTCAATTCTTCGCCGGCTACAACACCTCCAAGAAGAGCCTGACGCTTGATTTGAACCATCCACAAGCGCGCGCGCTGGCCCGACGGATGGTGGAATGGGCGGACGTGGTGGTGGAGAACTTCACGCCCAAGGCGATGCGCAAGTGGGAGCTGGACTACGACCATCTGTGCTCCCTCAAACCCGATCTGATCATGCTTTCCTCTTGCTTGCAGGGCCAGACCGGTCCCCATGCTATGATGCCCGGCTTCGGCCAACTGATGGCGGCCTTGTCCGGTTTTGTTTACATCTCGGGTTATCCCGACGGCGAACCCGCCCCACCGTACGGCGCGTATACCGATTACGTCGCTCCCCGCCTGGGCGCCACGGCCCTGATCGCGGCGCTGGATTACCGTCAGCGCACCGGCCGCGGCCAATACATCGACCTATCTCAATACGAGGCTAGCCTGCATTTTCTCGCGCCCGCCCTGATCGACCATTTCGCCACCGGGCGAGTACTGCAACCCCAGGGAAATCACAGCGATCGCTATGCGCCTCACGGCGCCTATCGCGCGCGCGACGAAGGCGGCGAGGAGCGATGGATCGCGATCGCGGTGAGCGATGACCAGCAGTGGCAAGCCTTGCTCGCGACCCTGGGAAATCCGCCGGGCAGCGAGCCGTTCGCCACGATGCTGGAGCGGATACGCGGGGGCGCCGCGCTGGACAGTTTCATCGCCGCCGCGGTGCGCGAGCAGGAGGTCTGGGATCTGACCGCACGCCTGCAGGCCGTGGGGGTGGCCGCCTATCCGGTGCAAAACTGCCTGGATCTGCATCACGACGACAACCTGTTGGCCTTCGATTTCTGGCATTGGCTGGAACATCGCGAGGTCGGCGCCGCGCCCTACGACGGCCTCGCCTACCGCCTGGAGCGCACCCCGGGCCAGTTGCGCTGGGCCGCGCCTACCCTGGGCCAGGATACCGATCAGGTGCTGCGCGAAGTGCTGGGGCTGGAGGACGGCGAGATCGCTCGTTTGCGTGCCGCCGGCGCCCTGGTCTGA
- a CDS encoding 3'(2'),5'-bisphosphate nucleotidase CysQ yields MNWELELSCARRAALEAGRIIRDYFGGEAFTVGSKGKQGPVTSADLEADAAVKSILGEAFPADAWLSEETADNSARLSCQRVWIVDPLDGTKEFIKRIPEFAVAIALAQEGVPVVGVTYNPIKDELFWAARGRGAFLGEQPIHVTPTTNLGRAKLLISRSEEARGRWKPFEHLALLKATGSVAYKLALVAAGRGDATFSRSPKSEWDVAAGHILLSEAGGLLTARDGSALRFNQPTVRVPGIIASNRLLHPQLVALANRPDLPAD; encoded by the coding sequence ATGAACTGGGAGCTCGAGCTGAGTTGCGCGCGTCGGGCCGCCTTGGAGGCCGGTCGAATTATCCGCGATTACTTTGGTGGCGAGGCCTTTACGGTGGGCTCCAAGGGCAAGCAGGGGCCGGTAACCTCGGCCGATCTGGAGGCCGACGCTGCTGTCAAGAGCATCCTGGGGGAGGCTTTTCCCGCCGACGCCTGGCTGTCGGAAGAGACCGCCGACAATTCGGCGCGTCTGTCCTGCCAGCGCGTGTGGATCGTCGATCCGCTAGACGGCACCAAGGAGTTCATCAAGCGAATCCCTGAATTCGCGGTCGCCATTGCGCTCGCCCAAGAGGGCGTACCGGTAGTGGGCGTGACCTACAACCCCATCAAGGACGAACTGTTCTGGGCGGCGCGCGGGCGGGGTGCTTTCTTGGGCGAGCAGCCCATTCACGTTACGCCCACTACCAATCTGGGCCGAGCCAAGCTCCTGATCAGCCGCAGCGAAGAGGCCCGCGGGCGCTGGAAGCCGTTTGAACATCTGGCCTTACTCAAGGCCACTGGCAGCGTGGCCTATAAGCTGGCGCTGGTGGCGGCGGGACGTGGCGACGCCACTTTCAGCCGCTCCCCTAAAAGCGAATGGGATGTCGCCGCGGGCCATATTCTGCTCAGCGAGGCGGGCGGGTTGCTGACCGCGCGCGACGGCAGCGCGCTGCGCTTCAATCAGCCGACGGTGCGCGTGCCTGGGATTATCGCCTCCAACCGCCTGCTGCATCCACAATTGGTGGCGCTGGCCAACCGTCCCGATCTGCCGGCGGACTGA
- the speY gene encoding deoxyhypusine synthase, producing the protein MARNKAPGLLSGEAINPRPINAQMGVADLIDSAFLAYNGRRLREACRLFTERMLAPDTVVGMSITGALTPAGVGMSCLIPLVEHGFVDWIVSTGANLYHDTHFGLGLKMFQGRAEADDVALREAGVVRIYDIFFDYRVLLSTDAFFRELARQPEFQHPMSSAEFHYRAGRYVAERERVLGLERRSLLAAAHEHAVPLYTSSPGDSSIGMNLALLELEGYGLRLDPLADVNETAAIVYAAKRQKLNSAVFILGGGSPKNFMLQTEPQIQEVLGVAETGHDYFLQITDARPDTGGLSGATPAEAVSWGKIDPSKLPDTVVCYVDSTVALPLITAYAMARREARPPRRLYEQRQRMLDQLKEAYEVVRKERQQKGQS; encoded by the coding sequence ATGGCGAGAAATAAGGCGCCCGGACTGCTCTCCGGGGAAGCAATCAATCCGCGCCCGATCAATGCCCAGATGGGCGTGGCGGATTTAATCGACAGCGCGTTTCTGGCCTACAACGGCCGCCGACTGCGCGAGGCCTGCCGTCTGTTCACGGAACGGATGCTGGCCCCGGACACCGTGGTCGGCATGAGCATCACAGGCGCCTTGACTCCCGCCGGAGTAGGCATGTCCTGTCTAATTCCGCTGGTGGAGCACGGCTTCGTGGATTGGATCGTTTCCACCGGCGCCAACCTCTATCACGACACCCACTTCGGACTGGGACTCAAGATGTTCCAGGGGCGTGCCGAGGCCGACGATGTGGCTCTGCGCGAAGCGGGAGTGGTACGCATCTACGATATTTTTTTTGATTACCGGGTGCTGCTTTCAACCGATGCCTTCTTTCGCGAGCTGGCCCGCCAGCCGGAATTTCAGCATCCAATGAGCAGCGCGGAATTCCATTACCGCGCCGGCCGCTACGTCGCCGAACGCGAACGGGTGCTCGGGCTGGAACGCCGCTCGCTGCTGGCGGCGGCGCATGAACACGCAGTCCCGCTCTATACCTCCTCGCCGGGCGATTCCTCCATCGGCATGAACCTGGCGCTGCTGGAACTGGAGGGCTATGGGCTACGGCTGGACCCGCTGGCCGACGTCAACGAAACCGCGGCGATCGTGTACGCGGCCAAGCGGCAAAAACTCAACAGCGCGGTCTTTATCCTGGGCGGCGGTTCGCCCAAGAATTTCATGCTGCAAACCGAGCCGCAAATTCAGGAAGTGTTGGGGGTGGCCGAGACCGGTCATGATTACTTCCTGCAGATAACCGACGCGCGGCCCGACACCGGCGGGCTGTCGGGCGCCACCCCAGCCGAAGCGGTGAGCTGGGGCAAGATTGATCCGAGCAAATTGCCCGATACGGTGGTTTGCTATGTCGATAGCACGGTAGCCCTGCCCTTGATCACCGCATATGCGATGGCGCGGCGCGAGGCCCGCCCGCCGCGGCGCTTGTACGAGCAGCGCCAGCGGATGCTGGACCAACTCAAGGAGGCCTACGAGGTGGTGCGCAAGGAGCGCCAGCAGAAAGGACAATCATGA
- a CDS encoding cytidylate kinase family protein has product MAVVAIGQQLGARGLELGRALAQRLECTLVGPDEMAAEAARRFGLDRRMLDLIDARQPRFWERLTLDSARLYTYFRAVALNFVGDHHVVIVGRVIPCMLPAGISELLRVRAVSPLKARVETVMREEGLEAGAAERRLLHHDQEMQAWVAHLMNGLGLNDPAVYDLTVNTAARPLTLISEALALMVHEIAAAEDLAARQALADHCLAAQVRAALMAHPKIGHAAIAVESSRGQVLLRSSALVPPWDELALTVVRQVSGVSGVELEIQEPPPPVRGE; this is encoded by the coding sequence ATGGCAGTGGTCGCGATTGGACAACAACTGGGCGCTCGCGGCTTGGAGCTGGGACGCGCCTTGGCTCAGCGGTTGGAATGCACGCTGGTGGGGCCCGACGAGATGGCGGCCGAGGCGGCTCGCCGCTTCGGCCTGGACCGCAGGATGCTCGATCTCATCGATGCCCGCCAGCCCCGCTTCTGGGAGCGGCTAACCCTGGACAGCGCCCGTTTGTATACTTACTTTCGCGCCGTCGCCCTGAACTTTGTCGGCGACCATCACGTCGTGATTGTGGGGCGAGTGATTCCTTGCATGCTGCCCGCCGGCATCAGTGAATTGCTGCGCGTCCGCGCCGTAAGCCCGCTCAAAGCGCGGGTAGAAACGGTGATGCGTGAAGAAGGGCTGGAAGCTGGCGCGGCCGAGCGGCGTTTGCTCCATCACGATCAGGAGATGCAAGCCTGGGTAGCCCACCTCATGAATGGGCTGGGCCTCAACGACCCAGCAGTCTACGATCTAACGGTCAACACCGCGGCCCGTCCACTGACCCTTATCAGCGAAGCCCTGGCGCTGATGGTGCACGAGATTGCCGCAGCCGAGGACCTTGCAGCGCGCCAAGCATTGGCGGACCACTGCCTGGCCGCGCAAGTGCGAGCGGCGCTGATGGCCCATCCCAAGATAGGCCATGCCGCGATTGCAGTGGAGAGCTCGCGGGGCCAGGTCCTTCTCAGAAGCAGCGCCCTAGTGCCACCCTGGGATGAGTTGGCGCTGACCGTGGTACGCCAAGTGAGCGGGGTGAGCGGGGTCGAGCTGGAGATCCAGGAACCGCCGCCCCCAGTTCGGGGCGAGTAG
- a CDS encoding competence/damage-inducible protein A → MIERVAILSTGDELTSGRITDTNASYLADLMSQLGLDVVSVITVGDYSERLEWAWRTAMGLADVVISTGGLGPTADDLTTETIARLAGKPLLRDEASAEHIRQIFTANGRQMPENNLKQALFPQGAEIIANPVGTAPGFRLAVPQASHVCHLVVLPGVPREMKPMMQDSVVPWLVENRGADQVLVNRTFQTYGISESGLDELVSGVIKPEEARVSFRASFPQISLRLAVRGRPDAAAARLEELSARVMAKIGPYVYGEGDTSMEETVGRLLSARGLTLAVAESCTGGLIGHRLTNVPGSSKYLLSVLVTYSNAAKIKLLGVNSDTIERHGAVSEQCVSEMAAGARRVTGADLAIATSGIAGPDGGTPDKPVGTVCFALEAPAVSQARTHWMRGNREWVKLGASQLALDWLRRHLLGLPLSEPARR, encoded by the coding sequence ATGATCGAGCGGGTTGCGATTCTCTCCACCGGCGACGAATTGACCAGCGGCCGGATTACCGACACCAATGCCAGTTATCTGGCCGATCTCATGAGCCAGCTCGGCCTGGACGTGGTCAGCGTCATCACGGTAGGCGATTATTCCGAACGGCTGGAGTGGGCCTGGCGTACCGCGATGGGACTGGCCGACGTGGTAATCTCGACCGGCGGTTTGGGACCTACGGCCGACGACCTGACGACCGAAACGATCGCGCGCCTGGCCGGCAAACCATTGCTACGCGACGAAGCTAGCGCCGAGCACATCCGGCAGATCTTCACCGCCAATGGCCGCCAGATGCCCGAAAACAATCTCAAGCAGGCCCTCTTCCCTCAGGGCGCGGAGATTATCGCTAACCCGGTTGGGACCGCTCCCGGCTTCCGTCTAGCCGTGCCGCAAGCCTCCCACGTCTGCCATCTCGTCGTGCTGCCCGGTGTGCCGCGCGAGATGAAGCCGATGATGCAAGACAGCGTGGTACCGTGGTTGGTGGAGAATCGGGGCGCCGACCAGGTGCTGGTCAACCGCACCTTCCAAACCTACGGGATTAGCGAATCGGGACTGGACGAATTGGTCAGCGGGGTGATCAAGCCCGAAGAAGCTCGGGTCTCTTTTCGCGCCAGTTTTCCGCAGATCTCTTTGCGCTTGGCGGTGCGCGGGCGGCCCGATGCGGCGGCCGCGCGCCTGGAGGAATTGAGCGCGCGCGTGATGGCCAAAATCGGCCCCTACGTGTATGGCGAAGGGGACACCTCGATGGAAGAAACCGTCGGCCGACTGCTCAGCGCGCGCGGGTTAACCCTGGCGGTGGCTGAATCGTGCACCGGCGGACTGATTGGCCATCGCCTGACCAACGTCCCTGGCTCCTCGAAGTATCTCCTGAGCGTGCTGGTCACCTATTCCAATGCTGCCAAGATCAAGCTGCTGGGCGTTAACTCGGACACTATCGAGCGCCATGGCGCCGTCAGCGAGCAATGCGTCAGCGAAATGGCCGCCGGCGCCCGCCGGGTCACCGGCGCCGACCTAGCGATCGCCACCTCGGGAATCGCGGGCCCTGACGGCGGCACCCCCGACAAACCGGTGGGCACGGTCTGCTTTGCGCTGGAGGCGCCCGCGGTCAGCCAAGCGCGCACCCATTGGATGCGGGGGAATCGGGAATGGGTCAAATTAGGCGCCTCCCAATTGGCCTTGGATTGGTTGCGCCGCCATCTGCTGGGACTCCCCTTGAGCGAGCCCGCTCGACGCTGA
- a CDS encoding GlsB/YeaQ/YmgE family stress response membrane protein has product MSKTVASLSLVVSLAVATPALAQAVNGGNNWPAAGWIAWLCVGLIAGFLASLTINRHGEGFFWDIVLGIVGAYIGGIIFHAFGQPGVTGFNAWSIVVAFLGAVVLLVIYHAIMGRPSARHA; this is encoded by the coding sequence ATGTCCAAAACCGTTGCCTCGCTATCCTTGGTCGTATCGCTCGCCGTCGCCACCCCGGCCCTGGCCCAGGCCGTAAACGGCGGCAATAACTGGCCTGCAGCCGGCTGGATCGCCTGGTTATGCGTGGGTTTGATTGCAGGATTTCTCGCCAGTTTGACCATCAATCGGCATGGCGAAGGCTTTTTTTGGGACATTGTCCTGGGGATTGTCGGCGCCTATATCGGTGGGATTATTTTCCACGCTTTCGGACAGCCCGGGGTGACTGGTTTCAATGCCTGGAGCATTGTGGTGGCCTTCCTCGGCGCTGTGGTCCTGTTGGTCATCTACCACGCTATCATGGGACGCCCAAGCGCACGTCACGCGTGA
- a CDS encoding orotidine 5'-phosphate decarboxylase / HUMPS family protein, protein MPDYWPFSILRQSALRERVIVELDHGSPGEALQMVERLANQVGMFKVGKHLFLQAGPDLLRAIRRRGGEIFLDLKFQDSPRLLSRAAVQATRLGVKMFDLHPNYSAEGIERTRAEISRLCQLEGLRRPYLLAVATYLSLVRPTEALLGDDQQLLRLARFAAQAAVDGVYIDPEHASRVRAACGRRFLIVTSVRGQVGAEAACGLRTGADYLVFGRALWEVSDPLQRVHQILTELERGLRTGPRIPASLLAERPPPP, encoded by the coding sequence GTGCCTGATTATTGGCCTTTTTCAATTTTACGCCAAAGCGCGCTTCGCGAGCGGGTGATTGTCGAACTCGATCACGGCAGCCCGGGAGAAGCGCTGCAGATGGTGGAACGGCTGGCCAACCAAGTAGGAATGTTCAAGGTTGGCAAGCACCTGTTTTTGCAGGCCGGGCCCGATTTGCTGCGCGCCATCCGCCGCCGCGGTGGCGAGATCTTCCTGGATTTGAAGTTTCAAGACAGCCCCAGGCTGCTGTCGCGAGCGGCGGTCCAAGCCACCCGCTTGGGGGTCAAGATGTTCGACCTTCACCCCAACTATTCGGCCGAAGGAATCGAGCGCACGCGGGCGGAAATCAGCCGCTTGTGCCAACTGGAGGGCTTGCGCCGGCCCTACCTGTTGGCGGTGGCGACGTATTTAAGCTTGGTGCGACCGACGGAAGCGCTGCTGGGCGACGACCAGCAACTGCTCCGCTTGGCCCGTTTCGCCGCACAGGCAGCGGTGGACGGGGTTTATATCGATCCCGAGCATGCCAGCCGGGTGCGCGCGGCCTGCGGCCGGCGTTTTCTGATCGTGACCTCGGTTCGAGGCCAAGTGGGCGCCGAAGCCGCCTGCGGCTTACGCACGGGCGCCGACTACCTTGTCTTCGGGCGTGCGTTGTGGGAGGTTTCAGACCCCTTGCAGCGAGTCCATCAGATCCTGACCGAACTGGAACGCGGCTTGCGCACCGGCCCACGGATTCCGGCCTCGTTGTTGGCCGAACGGCCGCCGCCACCTTGA
- a CDS encoding TraR/DksA family transcriptional regulator has product MQPEVIKSMSEAIDERRLTALREILSLQRNAESAKIREFRRDQADETLNVPSDDLEVARSLADIEMHASLIERSEERLKAIDAAFGRLEQHNYGLCEQCGNEISLERLRALPFATFCIDCQEKRELRRGQLGARVNPTDEPFIRRWRGPENLEESVEDDQVKEPEDELAVRESAFGPEEGELEEPLSAPPARRGRRRRSQA; this is encoded by the coding sequence ATGCAACCGGAGGTCATTAAGTCCATGTCCGAGGCGATCGACGAGCGCCGTCTTACCGCGTTACGCGAGATTCTGAGCCTGCAGCGCAATGCCGAATCAGCCAAGATTCGTGAGTTTCGCCGCGATCAGGCCGATGAAACCCTTAACGTTCCCAGCGATGACTTGGAGGTGGCGCGCTCGCTGGCCGATATCGAGATGCATGCCAGTTTGATCGAGCGTTCCGAAGAGCGGCTCAAGGCGATCGACGCCGCCTTTGGTCGGTTGGAACAGCACAATTACGGATTGTGCGAGCAATGCGGCAATGAAATCTCGCTGGAGCGGCTGCGAGCCTTGCCCTTCGCGACTTTTTGTATCGATTGCCAAGAAAAGCGCGAGCTACGCCGCGGTCAGCTGGGGGCGCGGGTTAATCCGACCGACGAGCCTTTTATTCGGCGCTGGCGCGGGCCCGAAAATTTAGAGGAATCGGTCGAAGACGATCAGGTCAAGGAACCCGAGGACGAATTGGCCGTGCGCGAGAGCGCGTTCGGGCCCGAGGAGGGCGAGCTGGAAGAACCCTTGAGCGCGCCGCCAGCGCGTCGGGGCCGGCGTCGGCGCAGTCAAGCCTAA
- a CDS encoding YbhB/YbcL family Raf kinase inhibitor-like protein has product MELSSPAFAPGQPIPVKYTCAGEDVSPPLSWRGVPPRTKSLALILSDPDSPGGRFVHWVVYNLPVKTNELSEDLNKTPLIAGGGQQGQNSRHGYGYTGPCPPPGRVHHYHFDLYAVSEPITLEDGTGAQLRQALKGHVIGRAQLIGTFSR; this is encoded by the coding sequence ATGGAGCTTAGCAGCCCCGCTTTTGCCCCGGGCCAACCAATTCCGGTGAAATATACCTGTGCGGGCGAAGACGTCTCGCCTCCATTGAGCTGGCGCGGAGTTCCGCCGCGGACCAAAAGCCTGGCTCTGATCCTGAGCGATCCGGACTCGCCAGGCGGCCGTTTTGTCCATTGGGTAGTATACAACCTGCCGGTCAAGACCAACGAGTTGAGCGAGGATTTGAATAAAACTCCGCTGATCGCTGGGGGCGGACAGCAGGGACAAAACAGCCGCCATGGCTATGGCTATACTGGCCCCTGCCCGCCTCCGGGCCGGGTGCATCACTACCACTTTGATCTTTACGCAGTGAGCGAGCCTATCACTCTGGAGGATGGCACGGGCGCGCAACTGCGCCAAGCCCTCAAAGGGCATGTGATCGGGCGGGCCCAACTGATCGGCACCTTCAGTCGCTAA